From a single Cytophagales bacterium WSM2-2 genomic region:
- the ddpX gene encoding D-alanyl-D-alanine dipeptidase has protein sequence MKFLSILFLLPLCWASDFHGSFEGTYDSGFVKLNDNKDFAFDMRYATTNNFLKEKVYPCASCLVRSEVADALIKANKIFLQKGYRIKFYDCYRPLDVQKKMWVIKPDSRYVANPKGGSIHNRGAAVDMTLVDKNGKEVDMGTEFDHFGEEAHHGYGKLAVNILENRKYLKSIMEQCGFVAQPTEWWHYNYGDRSRYKISNEALCK, from the coding sequence ATGAAGTTTCTCTCTATTCTTTTCCTCCTGCCACTTTGCTGGGCAAGCGACTTTCACGGAAGTTTTGAAGGCACTTACGACTCTGGCTTCGTGAAGCTCAACGATAACAAGGACTTCGCGTTTGACATGCGCTATGCTACTACTAATAATTTCCTCAAAGAGAAAGTCTACCCGTGTGCCTCGTGCCTGGTGCGAAGTGAAGTGGCCGATGCTCTAATCAAGGCCAACAAAATTTTCCTGCAGAAAGGATACCGGATAAAATTTTACGATTGCTACCGCCCGTTGGATGTACAGAAAAAAATGTGGGTCATTAAACCCGACAGTCGTTATGTAGCAAATCCGAAAGGGGGCTCCATTCACAACCGTGGCGCTGCCGTTGACATGACATTGGTTGATAAGAATGGCAAAGAAGTGGACATGGGTACGGAGTTCGACCACTTTGGTGAAGAAGCACATCACGGTTATGGAAAGCTGGCCGTGAATATTCTCGAAAACAGAAAATATCTAAAATCAATAATGGAACAGTGTGGCTTTGTCGCTCAACCTACCGAATGGTGGCACTACAATTATGGCGACCGGAGCCGCTACAAAATCTCAAATGAAGCCCTCTGCAAATAA